One part of the Algibacter sp. L1A34 genome encodes these proteins:
- a CDS encoding triple tyrosine motif-containing protein → MKIPLCFLLLLFCFLGFGQELPPIERFTTEDYSGDNQNWMISQAENQFIYVANNKGLLEYNGSEWKTYSSPNKTIIRAVNAIGDRIYTGCYADLGYWEKNNVGTLIYTSLRPKLEVGVLNDNQVWNILEYNEWVVFQTSKRIYFYNPKTETFKIVSATQNIYKIFKVKNRIYYHVANQGIYLVENGKSKLIAADEVLKTDRVINIFESNQNLVLVTRSSGFFNLSDNKLTAWDISAAALLSDIDIFSSIQLKDDSFIIGTISDGVIHLSSKGDFKYQINQKKGLTNNTVLSLFEDHAKNVWAALDNGVNCINVKSPIKSFIDYEGVLGTVYTTQVFKNNLYIGTNQGLFYRELHEVNNAFKFIEGTAGQVWELFNLNDEYLFCGHHFGTFIIDSDKSEKISDTLGAWGFKTIPQHKNYLLQGNYSGLLVLEKLDNKWRVRNKVEGFENSSRYFEINHQNQVWVNHEYKGVFKLKLDDSLTKVEKLDIEASLPLGESSSLIKYKDNVLYASEYGVYKYSEENRAFKRDSLLSTIIDKSDYISGRLVVDKIERLWTFSKKNVSFIENDNFTNASVITNIPIPLKFRKGIFGFENISSITPSTYVLGTANGYITLDFNETHKIDRHLIYLNKVALHTNNDSVVPQVISTKGVFKFKYGLLEFNYAVPEYERYVGVKYQYILEGDTDKWSKWKEASAVTFENLSFGTYTFKVKAKIGNILSQNIAAYTFEVCRPWYFTNTAIAAYVLLFFVIVFITHKAYKRYYIKKFEKEQLKSQQLVMKIKNEKLNSNIESKNRELAISTMSIIKKNKVLNKIKKEIKNSKDNDNIEAIKLIDNNLNDNKDWSFFEKAFNNADKDFFGKIKKEHPDLTPNDLRFCAYLRLNLSSKEMAPLLNISTKSVETKRYRLRKKLGLEHEDSLVNYMLKF, encoded by the coding sequence ATGAAAATCCCCCTGTGCTTTTTGTTGCTTTTGTTTTGCTTTTTAGGGTTTGGACAAGAGTTGCCGCCAATTGAAAGATTTACTACAGAGGATTACAGTGGTGATAATCAAAACTGGATGATTTCTCAGGCTGAAAATCAATTTATATATGTAGCAAATAATAAAGGTTTGCTGGAGTATAATGGCTCAGAATGGAAAACGTATAGCTCACCAAATAAAACTATTATTAGAGCCGTTAACGCTATTGGAGATAGAATTTATACGGGCTGTTATGCCGATTTAGGGTATTGGGAAAAAAATAACGTAGGTACTTTAATTTATACTTCACTAAGGCCTAAGTTAGAGGTTGGAGTTTTAAACGACAATCAAGTTTGGAATATTTTGGAGTATAATGAGTGGGTTGTTTTTCAAACAAGTAAAAGAATTTACTTTTATAATCCTAAAACTGAAACATTCAAAATTGTTTCTGCAACACAGAATATCTATAAAATATTCAAAGTTAAAAATAGAATATATTATCATGTAGCTAATCAAGGAATTTACCTTGTAGAAAATGGAAAATCCAAACTAATAGCTGCAGACGAGGTTTTAAAAACAGATCGTGTTATTAATATTTTTGAAAGCAATCAAAATTTAGTGCTAGTAACACGGAGTTCAGGTTTTTTTAATTTGTCCGATAATAAATTAACAGCCTGGGATATTTCAGCCGCAGCTTTATTAAGCGACATCGATATATTTAGCAGTATTCAATTAAAAGATGATAGTTTTATTATTGGCACAATTTCCGATGGAGTTATTCATTTAAGTTCTAAAGGAGATTTTAAGTATCAAATTAATCAGAAAAAAGGGCTAACAAATAATACGGTTTTATCGTTGTTTGAGGATCATGCTAAAAATGTTTGGGCGGCATTGGATAATGGGGTTAATTGCATTAATGTAAAATCTCCAATTAAAAGCTTTATCGATTACGAAGGTGTTTTGGGAACCGTTTATACTACACAAGTTTTTAAAAATAATTTATACATCGGTACAAACCAAGGTTTGTTTTATAGAGAGCTTCACGAAGTTAATAATGCTTTTAAGTTTATTGAAGGTACTGCTGGTCAGGTTTGGGAGTTGTTTAATTTAAATGATGAGTATTTGTTTTGCGGTCATCATTTTGGCACCTTTATTATTGATAGTGATAAATCGGAAAAAATTAGTGATACACTTGGTGCATGGGGTTTCAAAACCATACCTCAACATAAAAATTATCTACTTCAAGGGAATTATAGCGGACTTTTAGTATTAGAAAAGTTGGATAATAAATGGCGGGTTAGAAATAAAGTTGAAGGCTTTGAAAACTCCTCGAGGTATTTTGAAATAAACCATCAAAACCAAGTTTGGGTTAATCACGAATATAAAGGGGTTTTTAAGTTGAAGCTCGACGATAGTTTAACTAAAGTAGAAAAGCTAGATATTGAAGCAAGCTTGCCTTTAGGTGAAAGTTCTAGTTTAATAAAGTATAAGGATAATGTGCTATATGCATCTGAATATGGTGTTTATAAGTATTCTGAAGAAAATAGGGCCTTTAAGCGTGATAGCTTATTGAGTACTATTATTGATAAAAGCGATTATATATCAGGGAGGCTTGTAGTTGATAAAATAGAAAGGTTATGGACTTTTTCTAAAAAAAATGTAAGTTTCATTGAAAATGATAATTTTACAAACGCATCGGTAATAACCAATATTCCCATTCCATTAAAATTTCGAAAAGGTATTTTTGGGTTTGAAAATATTTCATCTATTACGCCATCTACTTATGTATTGGGAACAGCAAATGGATATATTACATTAGACTTTAATGAGACTCATAAAATAGATAGGCATTTAATTTATTTAAACAAAGTCGCATTGCATACTAATAATGATTCTGTCGTTCCTCAGGTTATTAGCACAAAGGGAGTTTTTAAGTTTAAATACGGTTTATTAGAGTTTAATTATGCCGTTCCGGAATACGAGCGTTACGTGGGTGTAAAGTATCAATATATTCTGGAAGGTGATACCGATAAATGGAGTAAATGGAAAGAAGCATCGGCAGTTACATTCGAGAATTTATCTTTTGGTACTTATACCTTTAAGGTTAAAGCGAAAATAGGTAACATATTATCTCAAAATATAGCAGCTTATACTTTTGAAGTTTGTAGGCCGTGGTATTTTACAAATACAGCTATTGCGGCTTATGTTCTGTTGTTTTTTGTAATTGTGTTTATTACGCACAAGGCTTATAAACGTTATTATATTAAAAAATTCGAGAAAGAACAATTGAAGAGCCAGCAGCTAGTCATGAAAATAAAAAATGAAAAACTGAATAGTAATATTGAGAGTAAAAATAGAGAGTTAGCTATTTCTACCATGAGTATTATTAAAAAGAATAAGGTTTTAAACAAGATTAAAAAAGAAATTAAAAATAGCAAAGACAACGATAACATTGAAGCAATAAAGCTTATTGATAATAATTTAAACGACAATAAAGATTGGTCGTTTTTTGAGAAAGCCTTTAACAATGCAGACAAAGATTTTTTTGGTAAAATTAAAAAGGAGCATCCAGATTTAACACCAAACGATTTACGTTTTTGTGCATATTTAAGGCTTAATTTATCTTCAAAAGAAATGGCTCCACTTTTAAATATTTCAACTAAAAGTGTCGAGACCAAACGTTACCGTTTACGTAAAAAATTAGGTTTAGAGCATGAGGACAGTCTAGTTAACTATATGTTAAAGTTCTAG
- a CDS encoding universal stress protein, translating into MKNILVPVGSSKNALSHLQYAVDFAEAVGAKLFVVQVYNVYTKAGTMIRVDGPIQRESKEFLDSLVSKIDTKNVDVIVKVLKGKLIDTLELACKTGDVDLILVEPRTNSIKDEVYLGKTSGKIIKQTNIPALIVPEGYVFKPVTSILLAMKSAIIKNKKALNPLKEVKEIFKAEVNLLLVKTPYYNDGDFDVNETLGELASSVTKSGNATTFQGVLEHYRSHNPDMLCVVRRKRGFFVKKWEKNVILKKDFYSNLPVLVLRGLK; encoded by the coding sequence ATGAAGAATATTTTAGTTCCTGTTGGGTCGTCGAAAAATGCGTTAAGTCATTTACAATATGCAGTAGATTTTGCAGAAGCCGTTGGTGCTAAGCTTTTTGTAGTGCAAGTGTATAATGTTTATACAAAGGCTGGAACTATGATTCGGGTTGATGGGCCAATACAACGCGAAAGTAAAGAGTTTTTAGATAGTTTAGTTTCTAAAATTGATACTAAGAATGTTGATGTTATTGTAAAAGTTTTAAAAGGAAAATTAATTGATACGTTAGAGTTGGCTTGTAAAACTGGAGATGTAGATTTAATTTTAGTCGAGCCTAGAACTAATTCCATAAAAGATGAAGTTTATTTAGGTAAAACCTCGGGTAAGATTATAAAACAAACTAATATTCCAGCGCTTATAGTGCCGGAAGGTTATGTTTTTAAGCCGGTAACAAGTATTTTATTAGCAATGAAATCGGCTATAATCAAAAATAAAAAAGCATTAAATCCATTAAAAGAAGTAAAAGAAATATTTAAAGCTGAAGTGAATTTATTACTTGTTAAAACGCCATATTACAATGATGGTGATTTTGATGTTAATGAAACTTTAGGAGAGTTAGCAAGTAGTGTAACTAAAAGCGGGAACGCTACCACATTCCAAGGTGTTTTAGAACATTACAGATCGCACAATCCAGATATGCTTTGTGTGGTACGCCGTAAGCGTGGTTTCTTTGTTAAAAAATGGGAAAAAAATGTCATTCTTAAAAAGGATTTCTACAGCAACTTACCTGTTTTAGTGCTACGTGGATTGAAATAA
- a CDS encoding 6-pyruvoyl trahydropterin synthase family protein, translating into MGNNIRITKKFAFETGHALYGYDGKCKNVHGHSYKLSVTVIGEPITDNTNVKYGMVIDFGDLKKIVKEEIVDVFDHATVFNKNTPHVELAKELQARDHNVLLVDYQPTSEMMVIDFSNKIQKRLPNHIKLHSLKLQETDSSFAQWFAHDNI; encoded by the coding sequence ATGGGCAATAACATTCGTATTACAAAAAAATTCGCTTTCGAAACCGGTCACGCACTATATGGCTACGACGGAAAATGTAAAAACGTACACGGCCATAGCTACAAGCTATCCGTAACCGTAATTGGCGAACCTATTACAGATAACACCAATGTAAAATACGGTATGGTTATCGACTTTGGCGATCTTAAAAAAATTGTAAAAGAAGAAATTGTAGATGTTTTCGATCATGCCACAGTTTTCAATAAAAACACACCACACGTAGAACTAGCAAAAGAACTTCAAGCTCGCGATCACAATGTGTTATTGGTAGATTACCAACCAACTAGCGAAATGATGGTAATTGATTTTTCAAACAAAATCCAGAAACGTTTACCAAATCATATCAAATTACACTCACTAAAATTACAAGAAACAGATAGCTCGTTCGCGCAGTGGTTTGCTCACGATAATATTTAG
- a CDS encoding MATE family efflux transporter: MSTNISFKHINKLAIPALIAGIAEPILSITDTAIIGNIDSNATESLAAVGIVGTFISMLIWILGQTRSAISSIISQYLGANKLHEIKNLPAQAIFLVTMLSLLIIIGTYPFATSIFKLYNATNIILDYSVDYYRIRVFGFPFTLFTMAVFGVFRGLQNTYYPMIIATIGAFLNIGLDYIFVFGIENYVPAMNIKGAAYASLIAQIIMAILAAIYLLKKTDIPLKPTFPLNQEINKLVVMILNLFVRTLALNITLYFATRFATGYGPTQIAAYTICINLWFFAAFFVDGYASAGNILSGKLYGQTAYSTLLKLSNKLIRYGIIVGIMLAVFGALFYYPLGRLFTKDPEVLSLFYSTFWLVLIMQPFCALAFIFDGMFKGLGRMKFLRNVLLCATGLVFLPILFWLDSLGYQLHGIFIALTFWIIARGIPLIIKFRKIFIPLSQKH, from the coding sequence GTGAGCACAAACATTAGTTTTAAACATATAAATAAATTGGCAATACCAGCATTAATAGCCGGAATTGCAGAACCCATCTTATCTATTACCGACACCGCCATTATTGGAAACATAGATAGCAACGCAACAGAGTCTCTCGCAGCTGTAGGCATTGTGGGTACATTTATTTCCATGCTTATTTGGATTTTGGGACAAACTAGAAGTGCTATTTCGTCCATTATTTCTCAATATTTGGGAGCTAACAAATTACATGAAATTAAAAACCTGCCAGCACAAGCTATTTTTTTAGTAACTATGCTAAGCCTGCTCATAATAATTGGTACCTATCCATTCGCGACCTCAATTTTCAAGCTATACAATGCCACAAACATCATTTTAGATTACAGTGTCGATTATTACAGAATTCGTGTTTTCGGCTTCCCTTTTACCTTATTTACTATGGCTGTTTTTGGAGTATTCCGCGGTTTACAAAACACCTATTACCCGATGATAATTGCCACTATTGGCGCATTTTTAAACATTGGACTCGATTATATTTTTGTTTTCGGCATAGAAAACTACGTTCCTGCCATGAATATAAAAGGTGCAGCCTACGCCAGTTTAATTGCTCAAATTATTATGGCAATTTTAGCAGCCATTTATTTACTTAAAAAAACCGATATCCCACTAAAACCAACGTTTCCATTAAACCAAGAAATCAACAAATTGGTTGTCATGATTCTTAATTTATTCGTGCGTACCTTAGCTCTAAACATCACATTATATTTCGCCACACGCTTTGCCACAGGTTACGGCCCAACACAAATAGCAGCTTATACTATTTGCATAAATTTATGGTTTTTTGCAGCTTTTTTTGTCGATGGCTACGCAAGCGCTGGCAATATTTTATCAGGTAAACTGTATGGGCAAACAGCGTATTCTACATTACTAAAACTAAGTAATAAACTTATACGCTACGGCATTATTGTTGGCATCATGCTAGCTGTTTTCGGAGCCCTTTTTTATTATCCCTTAGGGCGTTTGTTCACCAAAGACCCCGAAGTTCTTTCGTTATTTTATAGTACCTTTTGGCTAGTGTTAATCATGCAACCGTTTTGCGCCTTAGCTTTTATTTTCGATGGTATGTTTAAAGGTTTAGGGAGAATGAAATTTCTAAGAAACGTACTTTTATGTGCCACAGGACTCGTATTTCTACCCATTTTATTTTGGCTAGATTCTCTAGGCTACCAACTTCACGGCATATTCATTGCGCTCACCTTCTGGATTATTGCACGCGGTATTCCTTTAATTATAAAATTCCGAAAAATATTTATTCCGCTGTCTCAAAAACATTAA
- a CDS encoding SusD/RagB family nutrient-binding outer membrane lipoprotein translates to MKNLKYIYLLTVLVAFTYSCSNFEDINTNPDASTIVAPDMLATQVLKNTFTTNGSGVFEFVSGNLFNKHIAALDPSIPSSAQYYFASFGSFGDYSMLTDLKFMTQFAEGNQAEASYKGLALYLKAYYGLSATLAMGDVPYSEAGMADEGITRPIYDKQADVFVQILDDLQTAEAYFAQGYNFDGDIMYDGDAAKWQKLCNAMQLKVIQTISKQATDDQKARFAAVVSAGNLLESNDDNFKLVYTEISNANHQFYNGENLRINTAISKLTVDFLKTNKDRRLFYFAEPAQILLDAGNSASDFDAYEGALTSLDPTTLAFNKDNGDYSLLNSRYVNFMDGEPLLRFTFAEQCFIIAEAIEEGWVTGNAQEYYENGVKAMLEYYKDLPNTDGYVQGMAIDQAYIDNYFTGDAVYATTGTKADRLKQILTQRWLIDFFQGNGGNYPQFLRTGFPEYPLDPATSLNPDDTSVYPKRWKYPVSEQTTNPDNYQKAIDDQYDGYDGINKTPWYLQ, encoded by the coding sequence ATGAAAAATTTAAAATATATATATTTATTAACAGTCTTAGTTGCTTTTACATATTCATGTAGCAATTTTGAAGATATAAATACAAATCCAGATGCATCTACCATTGTTGCTCCAGATATGTTAGCAACCCAAGTATTGAAAAATACATTTACAACCAACGGAAGTGGAGTCTTTGAGTTTGTATCAGGTAACTTATTCAATAAACATATTGCTGCCTTAGATCCAAGTATTCCAAGTTCAGCACAATATTATTTTGCATCTTTTGGTAGTTTTGGTGATTATAGTATGCTTACCGATTTGAAGTTTATGACGCAATTTGCCGAAGGAAACCAAGCTGAAGCATCTTATAAGGGTTTAGCGTTATATCTAAAAGCATATTACGGCTTATCGGCAACATTAGCGATGGGTGATGTGCCTTATTCTGAAGCAGGTATGGCGGACGAAGGGATTACACGACCTATTTACGACAAACAAGCAGATGTATTTGTTCAAATTTTAGACGATTTACAAACAGCAGAAGCCTATTTTGCCCAAGGTTATAATTTTGATGGAGATATTATGTATGATGGTGATGCTGCAAAATGGCAAAAGCTATGTAATGCTATGCAGTTAAAAGTGATACAAACCATAAGTAAACAAGCTACAGATGATCAAAAGGCTCGTTTTGCTGCTGTAGTAAGTGCAGGTAATTTATTGGAAAGTAACGATGATAATTTCAAATTGGTTTACACCGAAATTTCAAATGCTAACCATCAATTCTATAATGGTGAAAACCTTAGAATTAATACAGCTATTTCAAAACTAACTGTCGATTTCTTGAAAACAAATAAAGATCGCAGATTGTTTTATTTTGCCGAACCTGCACAAATATTATTAGATGCTGGAAATTCTGCTTCTGATTTTGATGCCTACGAAGGTGCTTTAACATCTTTAGATCCAACTACATTAGCTTTTAACAAAGATAATGGCGATTATTCTTTATTAAACTCACGTTATGTTAATTTTATGGATGGAGAGCCCTTGTTGCGTTTTACTTTTGCCGAACAATGTTTTATTATTGCTGAAGCTATTGAAGAAGGTTGGGTTACCGGAAATGCTCAAGAATATTACGAAAATGGAGTAAAAGCTATGCTTGAATATTATAAAGATTTGCCAAATACAGATGGTTATGTTCAGGGTATGGCTATCGATCAAGCTTATATTGATAATTATTTTACTGGAGACGCAGTTTATGCCACTACAGGAACCAAAGCAGATAGATTAAAACAAATTTTAACACAACGTTGGTTAATAGATTTCTTTCAGGGTAATGGAGGTAATTATCCCCAATTTTTAAGAACTGGTTTTCCTGAATATCCGTTAGATCCAGCAACAAGTTTAAATCCTGATGATACTTCGGTTTACCCAAAGCGTTGGAAATATCCGGTGTCAGAACAAACAACAAACCCTGATAATTATCAAAAGGCTATTGATGATCAGTACGATGGGTATGATGGTATAAATAAAACACCTTGGTACTTGCAGTAA
- a CDS encoding SusC/RagA family TonB-linked outer membrane protein — MKLKRCNQKTKTILCMLFLFVATMSTTQAQNIINGTVLDEARMPLPGASVILKGTNNGTSTDFDGKFSINVTKDDAILEVSYVGYITKEVSISSQSLTIILQPDVKALDEVVVTALGIKREQKALGYSVQEISGETIQKVSGVDIGTSLSGKVAGLLVNNSTDFNVAPEITIRGEEPLLVIDGIAYQNRTLSDISSEDVESMSVLKGATASALYGFRGANGAILITTKNGSTGDDGFSVNLTSNTMYSAGFLAIPERQSVYGRGTNNTYNINTDESWGQVMDGSLQTQWDPIAKVFSEFEYSAIGKDNFKNFLEQGSITNNNISIAFKEDKIALRSSVNWIEQKGQYPNSKLDKFTYSFGGDVNLDKFKLSSNISYSKRESPNMGSNGYTSYDPMYSLLIWSPADWDVRDYKDNYWLIPGELQNNHYGYDFENNNYSGKNQNNPYFDRYQKTNEVSRDIFNADLTMSYDVADWLKATVRSGLDFFVDRGQLRVSQGSYTSTGNTSVPGASSTWNGSRTGAYVTGKTQGFSINNDVLLSGDRKFLDDKFEVEYLAGGTIYYQRNDNLTANTEGGISIPEFFSLNASVNPASVNESISQQQVNSVFGRLGLSWNKLIYVDITGRNDWSSTLAGPGIPDSKQSYFYPSFSGSFVVSELIKESTRDWLDLLKIRSSWTQSKKPAGIYDINSVFSTSPGTWNDLNGASAPNNLYNLSSISPESANTYEVGLQAMFFKKRFTIDASYYKKHMYDFLETGALSAASGYTGVVLNKDDEVDRKGWELALTGTPIKTDDFQWDLGVNWSTYKDVYAKIDQTYTQNDSRPWIKVGERTDHYVGAEFMTDPTTGQHVYSNGRIVKNPYSSVYGYSNPDWIWGANSTLRYKDFSLFLSFDGLVGGLSSSRTESYMWQSGVHPDSVTPERALDVATPGSSNYIGEGVMVTSGTVEFDTDGTILSDTRVFETNNIATTYLRAAKDLHASSAWGGTGTTTDAFSRTYLKLREISLSYSIPSMYLSSWGAKSASISLIGQNVLLWSKDYKYSDPDNRTEDFADPSVRYLGANIKVSF, encoded by the coding sequence ATGAAACTAAAACGATGTAATCAAAAAACAAAAACAATACTATGTATGCTGTTTTTGTTTGTGGCTACAATGTCGACGACACAAGCTCAAAATATAATAAATGGAACCGTGCTAGACGAGGCAAGAATGCCTTTACCTGGTGCTTCCGTAATTCTAAAAGGAACTAATAATGGAACATCTACCGATTTTGATGGTAAATTTTCTATAAATGTAACAAAAGACGACGCTATTTTAGAGGTGTCTTACGTGGGTTACATCACTAAAGAAGTTTCTATTTCTAGCCAATCTCTTACTATTATACTACAACCAGATGTTAAAGCTTTAGACGAAGTTGTTGTTACGGCCTTAGGTATAAAGAGAGAACAAAAAGCACTGGGATATTCAGTACAAGAAATAAGTGGAGAAACTATTCAAAAAGTATCAGGCGTAGATATTGGTACATCACTTTCGGGAAAGGTTGCTGGGCTTTTGGTAAATAATTCAACCGATTTTAATGTAGCTCCGGAAATAACAATTAGAGGGGAAGAGCCATTATTGGTAATAGATGGTATTGCATATCAAAATAGAACGCTTAGTGATATTTCTTCAGAAGATGTTGAGTCTATGTCTGTTCTAAAAGGAGCAACGGCTTCTGCTTTATATGGTTTTCGTGGAGCCAACGGTGCTATTTTAATCACAACAAAAAACGGAAGTACTGGTGACGATGGTTTTAGTGTTAATTTAACAAGTAACACCATGTATTCGGCAGGGTTTTTAGCTATTCCAGAGCGTCAAAGTGTTTACGGTCGAGGTACTAACAATACTTATAACATAAATACCGACGAATCTTGGGGGCAAGTGATGGATGGCTCGTTGCAAACGCAATGGGACCCTATTGCTAAGGTGTTTAGTGAGTTTGAGTATTCTGCAATTGGTAAGGATAATTTTAAAAACTTTTTAGAGCAAGGTTCTATTACAAATAATAATATAAGTATTGCATTTAAGGAAGATAAAATTGCTTTACGAAGTTCTGTTAACTGGATAGAGCAAAAAGGACAATATCCAAATTCTAAGTTAGATAAATTCACCTATTCTTTTGGTGGAGATGTTAATTTAGATAAGTTTAAATTAAGTTCAAACATCTCTTATTCTAAAAGAGAATCACCAAACATGGGGTCTAACGGTTATACATCTTACGACCCAATGTATTCTTTATTAATTTGGAGTCCTGCAGATTGGGATGTACGTGATTACAAAGATAATTATTGGTTAATTCCTGGGGAGTTACAAAACAACCATTACGGATACGATTTTGAAAACAATAATTATAGCGGTAAAAATCAAAACAATCCTTATTTTGATAGATATCAAAAAACCAACGAAGTATCTCGCGACATTTTTAATGCTGATTTAACCATGAGTTATGATGTGGCAGATTGGTTAAAAGCAACGGTGCGTTCTGGGTTAGATTTTTTCGTTGATCGTGGTCAGCTTAGAGTGTCTCAAGGGTCTTATACATCTACAGGAAATACATCTGTACCTGGTGCGTCTTCTACATGGAATGGCTCAAGAACAGGTGCTTATGTAACAGGTAAAACTCAAGGTTTCAGTATAAATAATGATGTATTACTTTCTGGTGATAGAAAATTTCTTGATGATAAATTTGAGGTTGAATACCTTGCCGGAGGAACGATATATTACCAAAGGAATGATAATTTAACGGCAAATACTGAAGGAGGTATTTCTATTCCCGAATTTTTCTCATTAAATGCTTCTGTAAATCCTGCTTCTGTAAATGAAAGTATAAGTCAACAACAAGTTAATTCGGTTTTTGGTCGATTAGGTTTGTCTTGGAATAAGTTAATTTATGTTGATATCACGGGGCGTAACGATTGGAGTTCTACTTTGGCTGGCCCAGGTATTCCAGACTCAAAACAATCTTATTTTTACCCATCTTTCTCAGGGAGTTTTGTGGTGTCAGAATTAATAAAGGAATCTACTAGAGATTGGTTGGATTTGTTGAAAATAAGAAGCTCATGGACACAATCTAAAAAACCTGCAGGTATTTACGATATTAATAGTGTTTTTAGTACATCTCCAGGTACTTGGAATGATTTAAACGGAGCAAGTGCTCCTAATAATTTATACAATTTATCAAGTATAAGTCCAGAAAGCGCAAATACTTACGAGGTTGGGTTGCAAGCGATGTTCTTTAAAAAACGCTTTACTATTGATGCGTCTTACTACAAGAAACACATGTACGATTTTTTAGAAACAGGTGCGTTATCTGCAGCATCTGGTTACACAGGAGTTGTGCTTAATAAAGATGATGAAGTAGATCGTAAAGGTTGGGAATTAGCGCTTACCGGAACTCCAATTAAAACAGACGATTTTCAATGGGATTTAGGTGTTAACTGGTCAACTTATAAAGATGTTTATGCTAAAATAGATCAAACATATACGCAAAATGATAGTAGACCATGGATTAAAGTAGGGGAACGCACCGATCATTATGTAGGAGCAGAGTTTATGACGGATCCAACAACAGGTCAACACGTTTACAGCAATGGACGGATAGTTAAAAATCCATACAGTTCTGTATACGGATACTCTAATCCAGATTGGATATGGGGAGCAAACTCAACGTTACGTTATAAAGATTTTAGTTTATTTCTCTCTTTTGATGGTTTAGTTGGCGGTCTATCTAGTTCTAGAACCGAGAGTTATATGTGGCAATCAGGTGTGCATCCAGATTCGGTAACACCAGAAAGAGCCTTAGATGTTGCAACACCAGGATCATCAAATTATATAGGTGAAGGTGTTATGGTTACCAGCGGAACAGTTGAGTTTGATACCGATGGTACCATCCTTAGTGATACTCGCGTTTTTGAAACAAATAATATAGCAACAACATATTTAAGAGCAGCCAAAGATTTGCATGCCAGTAGCGCTTGGGGAGGCACAGGAACAACAACCGATGCTTTTTCTAGAACCTATCTTAAACTACGTGAAATATCTTTAAGTTACAGTATTCCTTCAATGTATTTAAGTAGTTGGGGTGCTAAAAGTGCATCTATTAGTTTAATAGGTCAAAACGTGTTGTTATGGTCAAAAGATTATAAATATTCCGATCCAGATAATAGAACTGAAGATTTTGCCGATCCATCAGTTAGATATCTTGGTGCCAATATTAAAGTTTCATTTTAG